The following proteins are co-located in the Perognathus longimembris pacificus isolate PPM17 chromosome 25, ASM2315922v1, whole genome shotgun sequence genome:
- the Atg12 gene encoding ubiquitin-like protein ATG12 isoform X2, translated as MAEEPKVLPLLPPTAAAGGEGLPEVSPESATPEPPSSAAVSPGTEEPVGDAKKKIYLCESILCSFPRPGSWNPV; from the exons ATGGCGGAAGAGCCGAAGGTCCTGCCGCTGCTTCCCCCCACCGCTGCGGCAGGCGGCGAAGGGCTCCCAGAGGTTTCCCCGGAATCGGCCACCCCGGAACCCCCTTCTTCTGCAGCGGTCTCTCCAGGGACGGAGGAGCCTGTGGGAGACGCCAAGAAAAAGA tTTATTTATGTGAATCAATCCTTTGCTCCTTCCCCAGACCAGGAAGTTGGAACCCTGTATGA
- the Atg12 gene encoding ubiquitin-like protein ATG12 isoform X1, with amino-acid sequence MAEEPKVLPLLPPTAAAGGEGLPEVSPESATPEPPSSAAVSPGTEEPVGDAKKKIDILLKAVGDTPIMKTKKWAVERTRTIQGLIDFIKKFLKLMASEQLFIYVNQSFAPSPDQEVGTLYECFGSDGKLVLHYCKSQAWG; translated from the exons ATGGCGGAAGAGCCGAAGGTCCTGCCGCTGCTTCCCCCCACCGCTGCGGCAGGCGGCGAAGGGCTCCCAGAGGTTTCCCCGGAATCGGCCACCCCGGAACCCCCTTCTTCTGCAGCGGTCTCTCCAGGGACGGAGGAGCCTGTGGGAGACGCCAAGAAAAAGA ttGACATCCTGCTGAAGGCTGTGGGCGACACCCCTATAATGAAAACCAAGAAGTGGGCTGTAGAGAGAACCCGAACCATCCAGGGCCTCATTGACTTCATCAAAAAATTTCTCAAACTCATGGCTTCAGAGCAGCTG tTTATTTATGTGAATCAATCCTTTGCTCCTTCCCCAGACCAGGAAGTTGGAACCCTGTATGAG TGTTTCGGCAGTGACGGTAAACTGGTTCTGCATTACTGCAAGTCTCAGGCATGGGGGTGA